One Amycolatopsis sp. NBC_00355 genomic window carries:
- a CDS encoding pyridoxamine 5'-phosphate oxidase family protein produces the protein MTTAEPTTTAVADLVRSTLATHKSLFLATSGSDGPWVGGVYFAEDGPFTLNLVLERRGRTLAAIRENPVVSLVVSTGSPMQPFLQAQALAEVVGGEDDTQVRETLVAKVPEAAPFLDAPVVAVRLSVRGWRATDIANGWLPGRELPGPRTP, from the coding sequence ATGACCACAGCCGAGCCCACGACGACCGCCGTGGCGGACCTCGTGCGGAGCACCCTGGCGACGCACAAGTCGCTGTTCCTCGCCACCTCGGGCAGCGACGGGCCGTGGGTCGGCGGCGTCTACTTCGCCGAGGACGGCCCGTTCACGCTGAACCTGGTGCTGGAACGCCGCGGCCGGACGCTCGCCGCGATCCGCGAGAACCCGGTGGTCTCGCTGGTCGTGTCGACCGGCTCGCCGATGCAGCCGTTCCTGCAGGCCCAGGCGCTGGCCGAGGTCGTCGGCGGCGAGGACGACACGCAGGTGCGGGAGACGCTGGTGGCGAAGGTCCCGGAGGCGGCGCCGTTCCTGGACGCGCCCGTGGTGGCGGTCCGGCTGAGCGTCCGGGGCTGGCGCGCCACGGACATCGCGAACGGCTGGCTCCCGGGCCGCGAGCTGCCGGGCCCCCGCACCCCCTGA
- a CDS encoding alpha/beta fold hydrolase, whose product MTTTASRLRDPSIAHRFVASDGAALHVELSGPADSAVTLVLVHGWTQDHRTWDFVLPHLDPGVRVLRYDLRGHGGSAHARPGSASIARLADDLAEVIADRAPDGPLVLAGHSMGGMTLMVLAERHPALVASRLAGAAFVATSSGDMDRLTLGFPGLVGRGVTRFEPRLARLLAGLRSDTLRLRPGMVRSGSRRLVFGDRPGRAQVDSVVEQLLCAHPASAGLFLEAIASHRGVGGLGALCDVPSVVLAGEKDRLCPLAHAKVIADELPHAEFVRYPGAGHMLPQERPYEVARRISALVRTAAPR is encoded by the coding sequence GTGACCACCACCGCGTCGCGGCTGCGCGACCCGTCGATCGCGCACCGGTTCGTCGCGAGTGACGGCGCCGCGCTGCACGTCGAGCTGTCCGGGCCCGCAGACTCGGCCGTGACGCTGGTGCTGGTGCACGGCTGGACGCAGGACCACCGGACGTGGGACTTCGTGCTGCCGCACCTCGACCCCGGCGTGCGCGTGCTGCGTTACGACCTGCGCGGCCACGGCGGTTCGGCGCACGCGCGCCCGGGCTCGGCGTCGATCGCCCGGCTCGCCGACGACCTCGCCGAGGTGATCGCCGACCGCGCCCCGGACGGCCCGCTCGTGCTCGCCGGGCACTCGATGGGCGGCATGACGCTGATGGTGCTCGCCGAACGGCACCCCGCGCTGGTCGCGTCGCGGCTCGCGGGGGCGGCGTTCGTGGCGACGTCGTCGGGGGACATGGACCGGCTGACGCTCGGGTTCCCGGGCCTGGTCGGCCGGGGCGTCACGCGCTTCGAGCCGCGGCTGGCCCGCCTGCTGGCCGGCTTGCGGTCGGACACGCTGCGCCTGCGGCCGGGGATGGTCCGGTCCGGCTCGCGTCGCTTGGTCTTCGGCGACCGGCCGGGCCGCGCGCAGGTGGACAGCGTCGTCGAGCAGCTGCTGTGCGCCCACCCGGCGAGCGCCGGGCTGTTCCTGGAAGCGATCGCGTCCCACCGCGGCGTCGGCGGCCTGGGCGCGCTCTGCGACGTCCCGTCGGTGGTGCTGGCGGGGGAGAAGGACCGGCTGTGCCCGCTGGCGCACGCGAAGGTGATCGCGGACGAGCTGCCGCACGCGGAGTTCGTCCGCTACCCGGGAGCCGGCCACATGCTGCCGCAGGAACGCCCCTACGAAGTGGCCCGCCGCATCTCGGCCCTGGTCCGCACGGCCGCCCCTCGTTGA
- a CDS encoding TetR/AcrR family transcriptional regulator, which translates to MTEMTRLQQRGVRLPRTERRAQLLAAAQRVFAENGYHAAAMDEIAEVAGVSKPVLYQHFPGKLDLYIALLESHVDELVRRVQAALDSTTENKQRVPATVGAFFDFVSSDAGAFRMVFESDLRGEPAVQEAVDRATSASVDAITDTITADAGLDEDKARLLAVGLVGMSQVSARFWLQHHQSMSQEEAVALTANLAWRGIGGGFPLKDS; encoded by the coding sequence ATGACGGAGATGACGCGGTTGCAGCAACGAGGGGTGCGCTTGCCCCGGACCGAGCGCCGGGCCCAGCTCCTCGCCGCGGCGCAGCGGGTCTTCGCCGAGAACGGCTACCACGCCGCCGCCATGGACGAGATCGCCGAGGTCGCGGGCGTCAGCAAGCCGGTGCTCTACCAGCACTTCCCCGGCAAGCTCGACCTGTACATCGCGCTGCTCGAAAGCCATGTCGACGAGCTGGTCAGGCGCGTGCAGGCGGCGCTGGACTCGACGACGGAGAACAAGCAGCGCGTCCCGGCCACGGTCGGCGCGTTCTTCGACTTCGTGAGCAGCGACGCGGGCGCGTTCCGCATGGTGTTCGAGTCCGACCTGCGCGGCGAGCCGGCGGTCCAGGAAGCGGTGGACCGCGCGACGTCGGCGAGCGTGGACGCGATCACGGACACGATCACGGCGGACGCCGGCCTCGACGAGGACAAGGCGCGGCTGCTGGCGGTCGGGCTGGTCGGGATGAGCCAGGTCAGCGCCCGGTTCTGGCTGCAGCACCACCAGTCGATGAGCCAGGAGGAGGCGGTCGCCCTGACGGCCAACCTCGCCTGGCGAGGCATCGGCGGCGGCTTCCCGCTCAAAGACTCCTGA
- a CDS encoding AurF N-oxygenase family protein codes for MTRTLKEPDRDKTAERLLKSSANKFYDPDVDIDWTAPLVEGKRFIPDERSSLYGTELWDKLTPEQRIELGKHEVASVATTGLWFEILLMQMLLKEVYEQDPTSAHAQFALTEIADECRHSTMFARMASRIGCPAYGPVPWLRKLAKLMPTISYGPARYGAILVAEEVLDRLQREQMNDDGIQPLVRMVNRIHVLEEARHVTFAREEVTRGMAKLSKAEIGYQQFIIALISYFVTRAFINPNVYKAVGIRPRDGVEAALNNPHWQGTIAWAGEKIMPFLEESGLVGLPGKYFWRKSFLLPAGR; via the coding sequence ATGACGCGGACGCTGAAGGAACCGGATCGCGACAAGACCGCGGAGCGGCTGCTCAAGTCGTCGGCGAACAAGTTCTACGACCCCGACGTCGACATCGACTGGACCGCGCCGCTGGTCGAGGGCAAGCGGTTCATTCCGGACGAGCGCTCCTCGCTCTACGGCACCGAACTCTGGGACAAACTGACGCCGGAGCAGCGCATCGAGCTCGGCAAGCACGAGGTCGCCAGCGTCGCCACCACCGGGCTGTGGTTCGAAATCCTCCTGATGCAGATGCTGCTCAAGGAGGTCTACGAGCAGGACCCGACGTCCGCGCACGCGCAGTTCGCGCTCACCGAGATCGCCGACGAATGCCGGCACTCGACGATGTTCGCGCGGATGGCGTCGCGGATCGGCTGCCCCGCCTACGGCCCGGTGCCGTGGCTGCGGAAGCTCGCGAAGCTGATGCCGACGATCTCCTACGGCCCGGCGCGCTACGGCGCGATCCTGGTCGCCGAGGAGGTGCTCGACCGGCTGCAGCGCGAGCAGATGAACGACGACGGCATCCAGCCGCTGGTCCGGATGGTCAACCGGATCCACGTGCTGGAGGAGGCGCGGCACGTCACCTTCGCCCGCGAAGAGGTCACCCGCGGCATGGCGAAGCTGTCGAAGGCCGAGATCGGCTACCAGCAGTTCATCATCGCGCTCATCTCGTACTTCGTGACGCGGGCGTTCATCAACCCGAACGTCTACAAGGCGGTCGGCATCCGGCCGCGCGACGGCGTCGAAGCGGCGCTGAACAACCCGCACTGGCAGGGCACGATCGCCTGGGCCGGCGAGAAGATCATGCCGTTCCTCGAGGAGTCGGGCCTGGTCGGCTTGCCCGGCAAGTACTTCTGGCGCAAGTCCTTCCTGCTCCCGGCGGGCCGGTGA
- a CDS encoding TetR/AcrR family transcriptional regulator produces MPLVIERVKRSGKSSEPSSRDEEATGDARRDRWRKHRIARRKEFVEAALRALDTHGPDLGMEDVAAEAGVTKPVLYRHFDDKADLYVALGQRGTEILFERLIPAINAELAPVPRIRMALDAFFTVIEEHPNLYRLLAHGRPEKPVSSDVVAEDKELIATALTALLGDYMRMFNMDSGAAEPWAHGIVGMVQNTGEWWLDRRSMGRDAVVEYLTQIIWAAIDGLSRQHGVVIDPNQPLEANKVVQLGRADPVEETS; encoded by the coding sequence ATCCCTCTCGTGATCGAACGTGTCAAGCGCTCCGGCAAGTCGTCCGAGCCTTCGTCGCGCGACGAGGAGGCGACCGGCGACGCCCGCCGGGACCGCTGGCGCAAGCACCGGATCGCGCGGCGCAAGGAGTTCGTCGAAGCCGCGTTGCGCGCGCTCGACACGCACGGCCCGGACCTCGGCATGGAGGACGTCGCCGCCGAAGCGGGCGTCACGAAACCCGTGCTGTACCGGCACTTCGACGACAAGGCCGACCTCTACGTCGCCCTCGGGCAGCGCGGCACGGAGATCCTCTTCGAGCGGCTGATCCCGGCGATCAACGCCGAGCTCGCGCCGGTGCCGCGGATCCGGATGGCCCTCGACGCGTTCTTCACCGTGATCGAGGAGCACCCGAACCTGTACCGGCTGCTCGCGCACGGACGTCCGGAGAAGCCGGTCAGCTCCGACGTCGTGGCCGAGGACAAGGAACTGATCGCGACGGCGCTGACCGCGCTGCTCGGCGACTACATGCGGATGTTCAACATGGACTCCGGCGCGGCCGAGCCGTGGGCGCACGGCATCGTCGGCATGGTCCAGAACACCGGCGAGTGGTGGCTGGACCGCCGCTCGATGGGCCGCGACGCGGTCGTCGAGTACCTGACCCAGATCATCTGGGCGGCCATCGACGGGCTGAGCCGCCAGCACGGCGTCGTCATCGACCCGAACCAGCCGCTGGAAGCGAACAAGGTGGTCCAGCTGGGCCGCGCCGACCCCGTGGAGGAAACCTCATGA
- a CDS encoding alpha/beta fold hydrolase yields MLPPWPATFEEVGTARLQVRRTPGPDGVPAVYLHGLGGSSTNWTDLAALLAPVAGGTAPDLPGFGSSEPEAGFDFSLEAHAEVVARHIRDVGAPVHLLGNSMGGAIALIVAARHPELVKTLTLISPAMPDRRPDPRRLSDPRMAFAYLPLVGARARAQLAALGPRERAAQVIKLCFADPSRFPESRLDELTEEHGARAAFAWAAPAMARSTFGIFRAWSAVGKASLWALAPLVKVPTLVVWGREDRVISVRRAMRTARAIPRARLLVLPRTGHVAQMERPIVVAKAVLGMWEHVEAGNW; encoded by the coding sequence GTGCTGCCGCCCTGGCCGGCGACGTTCGAAGAGGTCGGCACCGCCCGCCTCCAGGTGCGCCGCACGCCGGGCCCGGACGGCGTGCCGGCCGTCTACCTCCACGGCCTCGGCGGTTCGTCGACGAACTGGACCGACCTGGCGGCACTGCTCGCCCCGGTCGCCGGGGGCACCGCGCCGGATCTGCCGGGCTTCGGCTCCTCAGAGCCCGAGGCCGGGTTCGACTTCAGCCTCGAAGCGCACGCCGAGGTCGTCGCGCGGCACATCCGCGACGTCGGCGCTCCGGTCCACCTGCTCGGCAACTCGATGGGCGGCGCCATCGCGCTGATCGTGGCCGCGCGGCACCCGGAGCTCGTCAAGACGCTGACGCTCATCTCGCCCGCGATGCCCGACCGGCGCCCCGACCCGCGGCGGCTGTCGGACCCGCGGATGGCGTTCGCGTACCTGCCGCTGGTCGGCGCGCGGGCGCGCGCCCAGCTCGCCGCGCTCGGCCCGCGGGAACGCGCCGCGCAGGTCATCAAGCTGTGCTTCGCGGACCCGTCGAGGTTCCCGGAGAGCCGGCTCGACGAGCTGACCGAGGAGCACGGCGCCCGCGCGGCCTTCGCCTGGGCCGCGCCGGCGATGGCGCGCAGCACGTTCGGCATCTTCCGGGCCTGGTCGGCGGTCGGGAAGGCGTCCCTGTGGGCGCTCGCGCCGTTGGTGAAGGTGCCGACGCTGGTCGTCTGGGGTCGCGAGGACCGCGTCATCTCGGTGCGACGCGCCATGCGGACCGCCCGCGCGATCCCGCGGGCCCGGTTGCTGGTGCTCCCGCGCACCGGCCACGTGGCGCAGATGGAGCGTCCGATCGTCGTCGCGAAGGCGGTCCTCGGCATGTGGGAGCACGTCGAAGCCGGAAATTGGTAG
- a CDS encoding DUF4873 domain-containing protein, producing the protein MSDHDEDGYSGEATLVVDGVSLTAQVELRGYFQPIDGFYRWYGRVAVHEELSRLAGGKKKAVEIHAGEHSATGELSDPDPWGRYRITGTSTPPFHVPTTLEELNA; encoded by the coding sequence ATGAGCGACCACGACGAAGACGGCTACAGCGGCGAAGCGACCCTGGTGGTCGACGGCGTTTCGCTGACGGCCCAGGTGGAACTGCGCGGGTACTTCCAGCCGATCGACGGCTTCTACCGCTGGTACGGCCGGGTGGCGGTGCACGAAGAGCTGTCTCGCCTCGCCGGCGGCAAGAAGAAGGCCGTCGAGATCCACGCGGGCGAGCATTCGGCGACGGGCGAGCTGTCGGACCCGGACCCGTGGGGCCGCTACCGGATCACGGGCACGAGCACGCCGCCGTTCCACGTGCCGACGACGCTGGAAGAACTCAACGCCTGA